The window TAGTCCCCAAGGAACAGCCCCGTCCTGCACCCTTTTCACATTCACGACCGCCTTCCTCCCTCTTGTCCCACCCACGACCACAGGACTCTTCGGCTTGACTCTGAGATCTTCACAAGTGACCAAGCCAGAACGCTGGCCGGCGAATACAAGGTCACGAGAGTACTGATGAACTGCGAGGGCATCAGACGGCAAACGGCGGTTTGAGGTGGTGAAGGAGGACGTGTAGTTGATTGTCGTTAAGGACTTGTGACCGCCTATTCTTCCCTGTTAGCTATGGAAAAGTTGAAGCTAAACCTAGAACGTACCAATAGTACACCGATCATCGAATGAAGATACTTCATACATATCACCTCCACTAAGATTAAGTTCAGAATGGCTCATAAATATATGATCCAACATTTGAGGATCTCTCTTGAATAGGTGGACATGCGGGTCTGCACCACCTGAAATGGCTCTTGAGAAAAGAGTGAGTACAGCCGGATCCTGTGGAAATTGAAGTATGCTCACATTAAAGTCAGTCGCATGATATCGAAATGCACCCCCATGAGCTGATAAAATGGAGATTAGCACACACCCTTCTACACGAGCGCGAACGCACCACTTGAGGACAGATATAAAACACCACAGTCTCGCCCTCTGAGCCGTGCATGACCAATTTGCCATGATCCGTCGTTGCTAAATAcgcttcttctccaaaaGACTTTTTTGTCCATCAGCACATGGCAACCGACCAGTCAGCTTATAAATAAAAAGACCTACTTTGTAAGATGTGATTGTTTCTCCATGGCAGCCACAGGAATGATGCTCTGCGTCTAGTTGCAGCTTACCGAGTATGGCTTCTTCCCCTCTGCATCTCCGGTGTCAGAGCAACAGTTTACTGAAAAAGTCAGATGACCACGCCGATCTCACCTTTGACTTCGTTTTCCCATCCCTACTCCCATCCTCCCCCTACCTTTAACCAATTTCCTTCCAGGACCAGATACTAATCTCTCATAAATATCCGGCCTCTGCCGTTTTCTTTGCGGCTGGCAGTCTAAAAACCCCAAGACCATCTCTGGACGGCCCTTCTTGGAGAGCGAAGTGGAGGCATAAAGATTTGGTGGAGGCTGATCGTTCTGTGGTGGGCCTTTGGGGGTTGGGAAGTACCTGTTCTTGAGGGGATCATAGGTCATGCCCGGAAGATTTCCTAGAGGGCCTCCTGACATAGTGAAGTGAGTGTATAGGTGCCGAATGGGTGGTTTTGGTGGAAAGTGGATCAGTCGTCGATTAATAAATTCACCTGCAGCGAGCAAGCGGCGGGGAATGCGTCGCGTGGAGGAAGCGGTGGAGGCCACTTGCGGCGATTAagtaataataataatactCCAAAAGACCACGAGGGAGCCACATGGCTTTCTATCTTCTTTCTGGCTTTATTTCTGCGTCTGCGTCCTCTTTCAGTTTCCGAATCCAGTCTCCCTTCCCTCCCTTCTTGTCCCCGAAACATGTCCCAGCCTTCCCAGCAGGCGCTCCTCGCCGCCCTAGCCGTCCAATCGTCGCGCCCTCGACCCACCACAATCCCGTACTCTTCGCTCGGACCCTCCGAGGTCAAGTCAGAGGATACAAACGTCAATGTCCGCAAACTGCACTGTCCCAGGAAAGGCTGTGGGAGCGTACTTCTCCAACCGGGCGTAGGTGTATGGGCCGACATGCAAGCCTCAGTGGTATGTTACTGCTTGTACTTCCCAGCTCTTTCGGCGAGACATTGCCCAGCAAATGCACAGTTCACTAATACTTGGCCATACAGCTCCCCGATGATCTTTCATCTCCGTTCCCGTCTCCTACAGCTCCCCACGCAGTGTGGCACGTAGCATCTGGCCCCTTTGCATTTGACAATATCGGATTTAGCCGTCCAGACGCCTCGACTACTTTGCCTTCTCACACGCCATCTGGTGCGGGCTCTGAAAAGGGGGCGAACAAAGGCAAGGTCAAATGGTTGATCTGTGCGGATTGTGACCTTGGGCCGTTGGGATGGACTTATGAGGGTGAACGGGATGCATGGCTGGCTGTTGAGAGGGTCAGTTATGGGGAGAGCAAATGAATGGTTTAAGGATTCTAAAGTCGGGACGGAGACTAGGATGTTATAGATGACTAGAGTGTTGTACTGTATTTGTACCATATGTATGGCTCGGTAGACCGTTGTGTCTAAGCGGCCAGTCCATGTCCATGCTCTTTGTCATAACGTTAACAATGACGCTGTTGTCGCTATTTCTAGACCTGTCACCACCGCCTTCAATCATTATCTCTTCGCATCATTCATCTGCCACATCACGACTTATGAACTCGTCGTCGCGCTCTTGTCGTCAAATAATCAGTCCGTGGTCCTCTTCCGTCTTCTCTTGTCCAATTGTATATCATAATCTTTCCACATATAATTCTCCATACTTGACCCGTCAGCAGCCTTTAAGTTAAAATGGACGACCCTTGGGCTGACGCGCCTGCATCTCCTCTACCGAAAACTGAGCAACGCTTCGACAACGTCAAGAATGTCAGCGACAATGAGGATACCAACGCCTTCAGTAATCACTTTCTCCCAAAGTCACCTTCAGCGAATGGACTAGAAGGGGTGCAAGAAGGGCAAATAGAAGAGGAGGCGAAAGTAAAGACAGAGGCAGAGCCGTCACGGGAGGAGATTAATGGAGCGAgcgaggacgaggaggtggaagagCCAGAAGTCCAGTCTAGCCTGGTCCATGAGCCGCATCAGTGGCCATCACCGCAAGCCCAAGATTCGGATCAGGTGGGAAAGGcaggaagagaggaggatgaggaggagaaagagaaggaagaggacggggaagaagagcaggaCGATTTCGATGATTTCAATGATTTTGGTGAACCCGGATCATCGTCTTTCCCGGCAGCTAATCCCAATTTGGGTGAGGGCGAGACGCCAGGCGAGGGAGGAGATTATGATGATGGATTCGGAGATTTTGCAGATTTTGATGAGGGAGAATTTGATGAGCCTGTCGATGCTGAAGCCGGAATTGGTGGAAGTGGTTTGGTAGAAGAGCCTGAACCCATCAAGGAACGCTGGGTATGTCCACTTTTCATCTTTTCGATTTTCACTCTAGCAAGGGTGCTAACTCCCATCTCTTCTTGCGTGGCTCCATAGCACGCACTTGAACTTCGTCCGCCCCCTCCTAAATCCGAAATCACTGCTCAACTTTCTTCACTCTTGTCTCCTTTATTCCTCCACCGGGATTCATTGAGTAATGAAGCCGTTAGGGAGGTACGTGGATTAGCGCAAGTCTTGGTATCTCAATCCTCGTACGTTCTTACACGTCCTATCATTTTCTTCTATGATGTATTTATGCTGATGGACATAACTATTACCATGCAAAAGACGAGATGCTTACGCCCAACTTACCACTCCACCGATAACCAAACCTCTCGACTGGACACGTTCTCGCGTCAGGAGGGAACATCTCATCTCAATGGGTGTGCCCGTCAACCTGGACGAAGTCGACTCGCATCGACTCTCTGCCCTCCCTCCTTTACGGATCGTCACCTCCGCTTCTGGATCCTCGCGGCCGCAGCCGAGAAGAGCGGAGACGTTTGACGGATATCAAGGAGTGAAGTACATGAGTGATcagaaaggaaaagggcGAGACACCGATTGGCCAGCGTCGGCAGGACCTGCGGTAGGTGTCGGGTATGTGGGGCGGGGTGTGAATGGAGGAGGAATTGGCAAATATGGGTTGGGACAAAAGCCTGAGATTGATATGCCTCGAGCTGAGGAACTTTGTGAACTTGAGGAAGGTTAGTTTTCTGCTGTTTGACCCTCTTAGGTTTTCCTTGCGGTAGCGCTGACTCCCACATGTCTTATTGGCGGTAAATAAAAACAGACGCGCTCTCCCTTTTATCCATAACATCGCTGCGAAAGCTCCAAGCAGATTTGGTGGAAAATACCTCACAGGCATCAGCAACACTAGCGTGGATGTTGCAGCTCAAAGATGCGCAACTACATGATAGTGCGACATAGTACGTGTCCCCCCTTCCCTTAAAGTCGGTTGCCTTTTACCTCATGAACGATGGCTGATCAACTTCCCCCCCCCCAAAAAAACAGCAATGGTATGATATCATCTCTCATAGCCAACGCCGCCCGCGTAAAAGCCTCCCAGAACACTGGAGGCGGAGGTGTGTTCAGAAGAGGATCCAGTAAGCGGCCGCAAAGCGTTAGCGGCGGGATGACTCCTAAACGGACAGGTAGCCCGAATGTGTGGTAGTAGGATTCCTTTCTTTATGTAAATGACAGTATCGTTAGCAATTAGCAGATATTTTCATAGATGTATTCTATCCCAAAAAATGTTGTGGCTAGGTTCGAAAATGACGAGACGTCATGTTTGTTCATAAGTTGGCTATCTGTCATTATGTACTAACAACGTTTGATGATCTTCGTGTAAAGGCAAGAGAACGATGCTTCCTGCAAAATGGTCCCACGCGCCGAGAAATCCCGCGCTTACTCGACTTTGATGATTCTCGCAATCTCCTTGGCTCCTTCCTCCCCGCCATTCCAAAAGGCGCTGACGGGCTCTTTGCCCAACATCTTGTCGAATCCATTATTCTGATCGGTCTCGTCTCCATACCTAAATTCTGGCTCGGGGTTTTGAGCTGAAATTGATTTGGAAGGCGAATCTCCCAATTTGGACGTAGAGGGGGAACTAGAACCTGCCCTCATCCTCTGCacttctctttcctccaCACTACCCCTCCACCAAACCCTTTCTACAATACCCTCAACCACCCACTTCAACACTATATACCCATGACTCGCACCCAGGGCCCACAGACCTAAGGTGGCAAGCTGGGGATACCATTCACTaagggaagaagaagaatggtACGCTGAAACAATGTGCGATAGTGATGGAGATCCGGGGGTTGGGAAATTGGGGTTGGGGGATTGGGAATGGAGGTCGGGAGAAACAGGAGACGGGCGGAAAAGGTAGATGAGAGTAGCGTTAGTGATAGCTCCGATCCAGGAGATAATGCTTAGTGTTTCCAGCCATGATCCGATAGTCTCAACACGATCCCCCACAGGACGACGAACGTGTTTACAAATCTTGAGGGCATCGCTTCGAAGTTCGATGTAGTTGTTGATGAGTGCAAAGACTGGTGCAAGTGGCCAGACAAGGGACCAAATGACGACATAGCCGAACTGAGTGACCATTTCTGCATAGTCGGCTGATTGTCTGCTTAGCATACCGTACACTGATGAATAAATAGAAGCGGGCTTACTGAAAGTATCATACTCGGGCAAAGCCAGTTCTCTTTCCACCTTGTTGAGGAAACGcttctcaatctcctcttcagTAGTAGGAACCATTTCAGAACCACCCTGACCGTTGGTTTTCTTCAGTGCTTCCTTGATTGTTGTTTTGCCAGCTCGCCAATCTTGAATGAATCGCATAATAAACGGCATCCCCAGTTCAAGGAAGGCACCAGAGACTTGATTTGTGACAGTGTACGTGAAGAGCTGAGACTTGAGACGACCTCCGTTAATGGCGTGTTTCTCGGCGCTGATGCTGGCTGCCGCCGAAGAAGTAGCGGAAATGGCGGGAGAAGTCGAGTTGGCTGATCGCGATATTGGAACAGGAAGTCGGCCCATGAGGTGAGTCTGTACATGGGTCATGATGAAGGATCCAAACGGAATGTAAACGTAGCTGCTGACATTAATGGGCCTGTCTGACATAGTGAACAATGACTTACGCAGAAAGAAACAATCCTAGATAGGCTACAATGGCGTTCATCGCGAAAGTTTTGGCTGTAAGactcttttcttctccgACAGGGGTCGGGTGGTCTTCCCATTTAACCATCAACCTGGCGAGGCATTGATAGGCTCCCACTATGGAGGGGACGATGAGGACAAAAAGACCAGTGGGGATGAGGGGCACGATCTTTTTACCCGGCCCGTCGTAAAGCTGAGATACAAATGCTTCTAGCACGAAGAGTCCCATTAGTACCACACCCAAGCCTACGCCACAGGCAGCAATGATAGGTACAGAAGCTGCCACTTTGGTGTCCCTCCTCAGCTCATTCCCTGCTTGAACTGCGTCAACAGTTTCAACACCTTGCTGGGCAGTTGTCTTGTCCAGACCGAGGCTAGCTACGTATTCAGGTCGGAGACGACCAAAGGCCACGTTTTCGCAACCATAGGTACCCCACTTGACTGCAAACTTGCGCTGTTTGATCCGCCAAATAGCTATGAAGATCGTCGAGTACAAGCTAAGGCAGAGAGCATATAAAGGTGGGTAGGAGTCGGCAGGGGTGAAAAAGTAAAACAAGACAGAGACAACAGtgatggggaagagggaaagtGTGTAGGTCGTAAGAAATTCAAAGTAAAGATGGACAGGAGGCGGCTGCTGGTCTCCAAGCCCTCCTCTCTTGCGAGTATCCTCATCAAGACCCTTGGTCAAGCCAACTTGCCAATCTCCACCAGTCGTCCACTTTTCGACCCAAGCCTTATCTGCAGCCTCGTCGTGGAGTGCCGAAATACTTTTGACACGGGACCATTTACCTCGACCAGGGGTTATTCCCAGGCCGCCCTGAAGCTTGGGAGCAGTGAGCATATTGTAGATCAGGCGCAGTCGAGTGGCTGGAGCAGGCGGAAAGGCGGATGGTGCTGTAAGAAGGTTGTGGGACGCATCAAGACGTCTGCTCGGATCAGCCTAGAGCATAACTATTATCTACTCTGAGCTCAcctttcttccttcaaAAGCTGTTCGACCCTCTCCTCGCTCGCACCCACAAAGATCCAGAGCTCCTCTTGTCCTTTATTCCCTCTACCAGCTTTCGACGCAAGTCGGAACCCAGATCCTTCGAGCTCTCGCAACAAGTAAACATATCTCTCTTTGATTTCAGCTTCAGCCTGGGACCTATTCTTGAGATCCTTTTTGGAAAGAGCAATGGAGTAGGGAACCACGAGGTCCACGTTGTAAGGGTTGTCATTGATGGGGCCCGATGGCAGGAGTGAAGTTGACTTCGTAGGCGCCGAGCGTACGGGTGGCCCTGGGGCAGTTGGGGATGCCGGCACTTGTGATGGCATTGTCAGTGAAGAGTCAGCGGAATTGAACCGATGGCTAACACAGGCTCGATGCCTTGAGAAATTGGTATGTCTTACATATATATTTTGGTCGTGTGCTGGTGGTGCGCCTTCGCTGCGGGCGGGGAATTATAAGCCGATATCAATTCGTGTCAGCTTATGACGCAATAAGGCACAAAGCTCATGACACGCGTAGCGTCTTAAGTAACGACGGCGAAAGGTCAAGATATACTTCTGCTTCTTGTCGTTTCTTCTTATAGAATTTGATGTATGCATCAGACAGAGGTCGATTGTGCTACTCAAGATTGGTGGGCATGATGAGGGGCAGAAGCCATCATTCCTTTGTCATCTGATGCTGATAGGAAAGCAATCATTTCGTGATGATGGTTACGTAGTATGTATCTTCGATCATTATTCATGATGTTCATTCACGACTGTAGAACCGTAGAAGGCTGGCAACGGTGTTTCTACATAAGGTAAGATGTCTTTACTCAGAGCATTAAATATTCGCAAGTCAACTATTGGTATAATGAAAAACATGAGAAAGGATAATAATAATATCATCTCGTAATAAGACTTTTTCATCACTCATCCGTCTAACGACTTGACTACGACATCTCTGCTGCAATTTGTTGCATGTATGCCTTTTCTGTCTCTGCTCAAGCACTTTTACCTCCGCGTCCGATAAGGACACTGCCTTCCTGGAATAAAGTGGAGTAGGTGCTTACAACGAAGTTCCTAGAGGCGATGAACTTCTAAACGACGGAGTTCTCTTTTTCATGCATCTCGTTTCGTCACGCATCTCCCTGAACCTTTATTTCCCGTGACGCGGCTGACTTTGCAGTTTGCATACGCACTGCGCGGGATCAAATGGGAATAAAGCGCCACTTCTCCTCTGCGCACGGTTCCTCTTCGTTATTAGCTCTGCAATGGCCCAGTCCAGTCATCCAGCGATCACACCTCGTTTTCtctttcatcctctccacTTCTTTTATTTCCTACAATTGTTTTTCACTCTCTTGTCTCCACCCGACACCACCTCCCAGTCCTGCTGGGGCAATCCCAGCACTCTTACCACGACCAGTCCACCCCTCTAACAACGGCACCCAGCGCCGAACCGTGCAACAATTACTCGTACACTCGCATCCACGCCAACAGTCTGTTCTCATCCTTGCTCATTAACATTCGTCTCCGCCACCTTACTGTCCATATCCATACTGTCGTGCCAGAATCTAAAAGGTCATTAAATAGTGCTTTCGGACAAAAGGGCGTCTCTGGATAAACTTATCACCGTCGGCAAGATGCCGTCGACTTCCACTCGTGCATTCCCCAACGAAGTCGCCATCTTCTCTAACTATCTCCTATTTACAACCCTTACACTCAAAGAAGTTCAGGCCCATGGAAAGACACCATATGGCCATCCAGGAAACAAACGTCCTTGTTCACTGTTCACTTGTAAGTTTTAATTCCTGAGATCTGTTGGTTTCTGCATGGTCCTTGTGGCACTCAAGTGTTGTGTTGACCAAATATCGTGTTCGCAGTGGACGATGACATGCGTTACACGAGTTTCGCAATGGATCATGGGCCATTAAACCTTGCGTTTACGTTTCATGCCTGCATACGTATCCATGAGAAATTGGA is drawn from Cryptococcus gattii WM276 chromosome A, complete sequence and contains these coding sequences:
- a CDS encoding Hypothetical Protein (Similar to TIGR gene model, INSD accession AAW41044.1), which produces MSGGPLGNLPGMTYDPLKNRYFPTPKGPPQNDQPPPNLYASTSLSKKGRPEMVLGFLDCQPQRKRQRPDIYERLVSGPGRKLVKGRGRMGVGMGKRSQRGEEAILGKLQLDAEHHSCGCHGETITSYKSFGEEAYLATTDHGKLVMHGSEGETVVFYICPQVLMGVHFDIMRLTLIAISGGADPHVHLFKRDPQMLDHIFMSHSELNLSGGDMYEVSSFDDRCTIGGHKSLTTINYTSSFTTSNRRLPSDALAVHQYSRDLVFAGQRSGLVTCEDLRVKPKSPVVVGGTRGRKAVVNVKRVQDGAVPWGLVVSGMGDELLLYDVRFSDKPLHTFQGHINNYQTQVSTAISPSGTHLFASGSDNRIRAYSLLTGSPLTPWPEDEYHQLEENPLVKKFEDKISALAVRDDLGLDVVVKGQLLRFAK
- a CDS encoding Hypothetical protein (Similar to TIGR gene model, INSD accession AAW41046.1; CNA04740); this translates as MSQPSQQALLAALAVQSSRPRPTTIPYSSLGPSEVKSEDTNVNVRKLHCPRKGCGSVLLQPGVGVWADMQASVLPDDLSSPFPSPTAPHAVWHVASGPFAFDNIGFSRPDASTTLPSHTPSGAGSEKGANKGKVKWLICADCDLGPLGWTYEGERDAWLAVERVSYGESK
- a CDS encoding Hypothetical protein (Similar to TIGR gene model, INSD accession AAW41048.1; CNA04750) — encoded protein: MDDPWADAPASPLPKTEQRFDNVKNVSDNEDTNAFSNHFLPKSPSANGLEGVQEGQIEEEAKVKTEAEPSREEINGASEDEEVEEPEVQSSLVHEPHQWPSPQAQDSDQVGKAGREEDEEEKEKEEDGEEEQDDFDDFNDFGEPGSSSFPAANPNLGEGETPGEGGDYDDGFGDFADFDEGEFDEPVDAEAGIGGSGLVEEPEPIKERWHALELRPPPPKSEITAQLSSLLSPLFLHRDSLSNEAVREVRGLAQVLVSQSSRDAYAQLTTPPITKPLDWTRSRVRREHLISMGVPVNLDEVDSHRLSALPPLRIVTSASGSSRPQPRRAETFDGYQGVKYMSDQKGKGRDTDWPASAGPAVGVGYVGRGVNGGGIGKYGLGQKPEIDMPRAEELCELEEG
- a CDS encoding Osmotic stress-related protein, putative (Similar to TIGR gene model, INSD accession AAW41050.1) gives rise to the protein MPSQVPASPTAPGPPVRSAPTKSTSLLPSGPINDNPYNVDLVVPYSIALSKKDLKNRSQAEAEIKERYVYLLRELEGSGFRLASKAGRGNKGQEELWIFVGASEERVEQLLKEERRLDASHNLLTAPSAFPPAPATRLRLIYNMLTAPKLQGGLGITPGRGKWSRVKSISALHDEAADKAWVEKWTTGGDWQVGLTKGLDEDTRKRGGLGDQQPPPVHLYFEFLTTYTLSLFPITVVSVLFYFFTPADSYPPLYALCLSLYSTIFIAIWRIKQRKFAVKWGTYGCENVAFGRLRPEYVASLGLDKTTAQQGVETVDAVQAGNELRRDTKVAASVPIIAACGVGLGVVLMGLFVLEAFVSQLYDGPGKKIVPLIPTGLFVLIVPSIVGAYQCLARLMVKWEDHPTPVGEEKSLTAKTFAMNAIVAYLGLFLSAYVYIPFGSFIMTHVQTHLMGRLPVPISRSANSTSPAISATSSAAASISAEKHAINGGRLKSQLFTYTVTNQVSGAFLELGMPFIMRFIQDWRAGKTTIKEALKKTNGQGGSEMVPTTEEEIEKRFLNKVERELALPEYDTFTDYAEMVTQFGYVVIWSLVWPLAPVFALINNYIELRSDALKICKHVRRPVGDRVETIGSWLETLSIISWIGAITNATLIYLFRPSPVSPDLHSQSPNPNFPTPGSPSLSHIVSAYHSSSSLSEWYPQLATLGLWALGASHGYIVLKWVVEGIVERVWWRGSVEEREVQRMRAGSSSPSTSKLGDSPSKSISAQNPEPEFRYGDETDQNNGFDKMLGKEPVSAFWNGGEEGAKEIARIIKVE